The following coding sequences lie in one Haladaptatus sp. DJG-WS-42 genomic window:
- a CDS encoding Lrp/AsnC family transcriptional regulator — protein sequence MDEKDIRILKAIGTLGSGSPDKITDETGIPKSTVHYRLKKLQEDGIIENEVFDINFKKAGLGLTLITEVWAEYDSGYHKTVGEKLGAIHGVNQVYFTLGDTDFILVSHLMSREMVEELIEAFEEIDEIDRTSSTFVITTLKNGSNPFNDYDLDKLMTKLLPDLD from the coding sequence ATGGACGAGAAGGATATTCGAATTCTGAAGGCAATCGGGACGCTCGGCTCTGGCAGCCCGGACAAGATTACAGACGAAACGGGAATCCCAAAATCGACCGTTCACTATCGCCTCAAAAAGTTGCAGGAAGACGGTATCATCGAGAACGAAGTGTTCGACATCAACTTCAAGAAAGCAGGCCTTGGCCTCACGCTCATCACCGAGGTGTGGGCGGAGTACGACTCTGGCTATCACAAAACCGTCGGCGAGAAGCTGGGGGCGATCCACGGAGTCAATCAGGTCTACTTCACGCTTGGTGACACGGATTTCATTCTCGTCTCGCACCTCATGTCGCGTGAGATGGTCGAAGAACTCATCGAGGCGTTCGAAGAGATCGATGAAATCGACCGCACCAGCTCGACGTTTGTCATCACGACGCTCAAAAACGGGTCGAACCCGTTCAACGACTACGACCTCGACAAACTGATGACGAAGCTCCTTCCGGATCTCGACTGA